From the Bubalus kerabau isolate K-KA32 ecotype Philippines breed swamp buffalo chromosome 2, PCC_UOA_SB_1v2, whole genome shotgun sequence genome, one window contains:
- the TRIM59 gene encoding tripartite motif-containing protein 59 — MHNFEDELTCPICYSIFEDPRVLPCSHTFCRNCLENVLQATGNFYIWRPLRIPLKCPNCRSIIEIAPSGIESLPVNFALRAIIEKYQQEDHPDIITCPEHYRQPLNVYCLLDKKLVCGHCLTIGQHHGHPIDDLQSAYMKEKDTPQKLLEQLTDTHWTDLTCLIEKLEEQKSHSEKMVQGDKEVVLQYFKELSDTLEQKKKIFLTALCDVGNLINQEYTPQIERMKEMREQQLELVTLTTSLQEEAPLKFLETVDDVRQRVQILKQRPLPNVQPVEIYPRVSQVLKEDWSRTEIGQIKKLLIPEMKISSKRIPCAWPDKEEKVEFFKILNIVIVTLISVILMLILFFNQHIITFLNEITSICFSEVALSVYQSLSKNVHSLKNILCHTVYLLKEFMWKIISH; from the coding sequence ATGCACAATTTTGAGGATGAGTTAACATGTCCCATTTGTTACAGTATTTTTGAAGATCCTCGTGTACTACCGTGCTCTCATACATTTTGTAGAAATTGTTTGGAAAATGTGCTACAGGCAACTGGTAACTTTTATATATGGAGACCTTTACGCATTCCACTCAAGTGCCCTAACTGCAGAAGTATTATTGAAATTGCTCCAAGTGGTATTGAATCTTTACCTGTTAATTTTGCATTAAGGGCTATTATTGAAAAGTACCAGCAAGAAGACCATCCGGATATCATCACCTGCCCTGAGCATTACAGGCAGCCCTTAAACGTTTACTGTCTCCTGGATAAAAAATTGGTTTGTGGTCATTGCCTTACCATAGGTCAACATCATGGTCATCCTATAGACGACCTTCAGAGTGCCTATATGAAAGAAAAGGACACACCTCAGAAACTGCTTGAACAGTTAACTGACACACACTGGACAGATCTTACTTGTCTTATTGAAAAGCTAGAAGAACAAAAATCTCATTCAGAGAAAATGGTCCAAGGTGATAAGGAAGTTGTTCTCCAGTATTTTAAGGAGCTTAGTGATAcattagaacagaaaaaaaaaattttcctaacAGCTCTTTgtgatgttggcaatctgattaATCAAGAATATACTCCACAaattgaaagaatgaaagaaatgagAGAGCAGCAGCTTGAATTAGTGACACTGACAACATCTTTACAAGAAGAGGCTCCACTTAAATTTCTTGAAACAGTTGACGATGTCCGCCAGCGTGTGCAGATCTTGAAACAAAGACCACTTCCTAACGTCCAACCTGTTGAAATTTATCCTCGAGTAAGCCAAGTATTGAAAGAAGATTGGAGCAGAACAGAAATTGGACAAATTAAGAAACTTCTTATTCCTGAAATGAAGATCTCTTCAAAAAGGATTCCCTGTGCCTGGCCTGATAAAGAGGAAAAAGTtgaattttttaagattctaaacATTGTTATAGTTACACTAATTTCAGTAATACTGATGCTGATCCTCTTTTTTAACCAACACATAATAAcctttttaaatgaaatcacTTCAATATGTTTTTCTGAAGTCGCTCTCTCTGTTTACCAAAGTTTATCTAAGAATGTGCACAGTTTAAAGAATATACTATGTCACACTGTATATTTACTGAAGGAATTCATGTGGAAAATAATTTCTCATTGA